Part of the Acidobacteriota bacterium genome, GCGGCTTGGTGGGCGCTGCCGGCTTTGCCGTCACGGGCTTGGCCGAGTCGAGCTTCTTGATGACTTCGCCCGAGATGTCGAGCGCGGCATCCGCCCACACCAAACCGGCGTCCGGTCCGTTGAAGATGAACTGCAGGTCCATTTCAGCGGCGACCTGCTGCAACACCGGCTCGAGGCGCTGCTGGAACTCGCTCTGCAGATCCTGCTGCAGCTCCTGCACTTCGGCCTGCGCGTCCTGCGTGAAACGCTGCACCTCGACGTTGATCTTCTCAATCTGCTTTTGCAGGTCGGCCGCGACGGCCGCGCTCATGACGGCGCCTTCCTTCTCGAGCCGCGCCTGCATGGCCTGCATCTGCGTCTGCTTGTTGGTCAGCTCGGCAGCCTTCTTCTGCTGCAGCGCCTGGATGCGGGTGGTCGCGACCCGGCCGTCGGCCGATTCGTTGGCAATCCGCTGCAACACGACGTACGCCACCTTGGCGCCCTGCGGGAACGGCCGCGGAGCGGGCGGCTGGGCCGGGGCCGCCGCGGGCGGGGCCGCCTGGGCCGGGGCCGGGGCGGGGGCGGCGGGCGCCTGGGCGAACGTGGGAGATGCGGTCAGCACCACGCTAAACGCAACAACAACAGCAAAAGCTCTCATTACCAAGGTCCTTTCAGTCACGAACGCTAAGCCGATGATTTTACACTACTTGTGTTCGACCCGGATTTCGTAGGGTACCGATTCGGTCAGGCTGCCGACGTCGTAGATGCGGACGCACAGGCTCCCCCCCAGGGTCGTGACGACGCCGGTGACCACGCTCGTCACCACCGCCTTGTCGTTGGTGATGAGCAGGCTGCAACTCGACCCGGCAAAGGTCCCCACGCTGAAGCCCACCCGCGCCGGCGGATTGTCGCCGAGCGACATCAGCGTCGCCGTCACGGCCCCAGTCGCCGAGGTGAAGAACGTGTGAGTGGCGGCGCCGTTGATGTTGATGCTGCCGGTAAATGTCTCGGTCACCGTCACCGGATCGGGAGTCGTCGGAATGTTGTCGATGACGCTGTCGCAGGCGGACACCGCCAGCAACAAGGGTAACGCCACCGCAACCAACTTGAATACACGCATGAGTTTCCTTGGCACTGAGCAGCGCTAGAACGTCGAGCCCACCGCGAACTTGAACGTGAACTTCTTGGCCGGCTGCAGGTTGTTGTCGAGCACGCCGAAGCGCGACGGGTTGTATGCGAAGATCAGCCGGAACGGCACGTTCAGCACCGGCATGAAGAACCGGATCTCGGCGCCGGTCGAGGCCTTGAAAGCGTTGGCCTGCCCGATCACCCGCTGCTGCTTGGGCAAGGCGTTCGGGTTGACCAGTTCAGTTGACGTGAACGGGTCGATAATGGCCGGAAGGCTCGGGTCGAATGTCTCGGTGACGTCTTCCTTCATGCCGAAGCTCTGGCCGATAGTTCGGACCTGGCCGACGTCGTAGAACAACACCAGGCGGACCGGCCCGGCAATGTTGATCAGGTATTCGCCGTTGAACAACATGCTCTTGTTGCCGCCCAGCACGAGGTACCGATTCTCCGGGTCGCGCGGACCGATCGAGCGGATGTCGAAGCCGCGGATGGTGTACTCGCCGCCGAGATAGAGCGCCTCCGTGATCGGAATGCTCTGCGTGCTGCCGTAGGGCCTGATCCATTCAAACTGCGTGCGGAAGCCGATCGACGTGCGGCGGTTGAGCGGCTGGAACCGCGCGTACTCGACCCGCGGCTTGGTGAAATTGGTATTGCCACCGAGCCCGGCGAGGTCGATCGAGCCGGTGAGGCGGGTGCCGCTGTTCGGGAAGATCGGATTGTCGACCGTATTGTGCACGAAGCTCGGCGTGACCTTGCTGATGGTGCGCCGGCCGCCCTGGCCAATCAGCAGCGAGTCGGCCAGGTACGGGTTACGGCGCACCAATTCGTCCGAGTAGTAGACCGGGTTCAGCTCCGACACCTGCACGGCTTCGTAGCTGTAGACCATGAACATGCGCGAGAAGCCGGCCAGCGGAAAGCCCATGGTGAGGTTGCCGCCGGTGGCTTCCTGCGTGAACTGGTCGATGTAGCGCAGCGTGCGCTTGTAGACGTCGACACCACCGGTGATGTTGCGGTCGAACAGGAACGGTTCCGAGAACGCGACCTGGTAGTTCTCGGACCGCGACCCCATCTGCAGCGACACGGTCAGCGACTCGCCGCGACCCATGAAGTTCGAGGTCTGGAACGACAGCTGGCCGAAGAACCCCTCGAACTGCGACACGCCCGCGCCGAAGGTCAGCTGGTTGCGGTTCTGCTCTTCCAGCTTCAGGGTGACGTCGACTTCGTTTGTCGAGCCGGGCGTCTTCTGGACGTCGATGCCCTGGCCCTCTTCGAGCGGCTTGAAGTACCCCAGCTGGTTGAGGCGCTTGATGCTGTACTTCAGCGACTCGGTGTTGAACGGCGCGCCTTCCACCAGCCGCACCTCGCGGCGGATGACGTTGTCGCGGGTGGTGGTGTTGCCGACGAAGGTCAGGCGGTTCACAAAGTACTGCTCGCCCTCCTGCATGCGCATGGTCACGTTGACCGTCGGCTCGGCCGGACCGGCCACCGGGCCCGCCGCGGCCTCCACCGGCTCGAGGTCGGGGAAGCCGGTGAACTCGAAGTAACCACCCGCCCCGTAGAGCTCGCGCGTCTTGATCAGGCCGTCGCGGATCGGCTTGTCGCTGTACCAGTCGCCCACCTTCAGCTTGAAGAGCGGCTGCAGGAACTCGGTCTTGACGATCTTGTTGCCGTCGAATGAGAACTCGCCGACCTTGTAGCGTGGGCCCTCGTCCACCGGCACGCTGAGCTCGACCCAGCGGGTGCCCTTGTCCACGCTA contains:
- a CDS encoding OmpH family outer membrane protein gives rise to the protein MRAFAVVVAFSVVLTASPTFAQAPAAPAPAPAQAAPPAAAPAQPPAPRPFPQGAKVAYVVLQRIANESADGRVATTRIQALQQKKAAELTNKQTQMQAMQARLEKEGAVMSAAVAADLQKQIEKINVEVQRFTQDAQAEVQELQQDLQSEFQQRLEPVLQQVAAEMDLQFIFNGPDAGLVWADAALDISGEVIKKLDSAKPVTAKPAAPTKPPGR
- the bamA gene encoding outer membrane protein assembly factor BamA, translated to MAVFAFAAGVQPASAGQAPAPAPPPLTDQAPAIAKAQPAANQPPAGSGAVVWPTEIRFHPVNESIIEPQTYLYYIQTPLSRPSENAWVPYNEATERTLLEDFKRLWATGFLDNLWIETIDEQFENGVMAKHVIYHMEERPRVKIVDYTGSTKVERTKIDEKMKELGISLRLDSFLDEAVVRRVQGLVKSFMATKGYEFAEVTSKVEPLPTGPKLVKVVFDVQEGPKVKIRTINFNGNTEVSDRTLGKQMKSTKSHNWLSWIGGKGTYQAAKFEEDAEKIIEYYRNRGYITARVGTPEIKTIEDSVDKGTRWVELSVPVDEGPRYKVGEFSFDGNKIVKTEFLQPLFKLKVGDWYSDKPIRDGLIKTRELYGAGGYFEFTGFPDLEPVEAAAGPVAGPAEPTVNVTMRMQEGEQYFVNRLTFVGNTTTRDNVIRREVRLVEGAPFNTESLKYSIKRLNQLGYFKPLEEGQGIDVQKTPGSTNEVDVTLKLEEQNRNQLTFGAGVSQFEGFFGQLSFQTSNFMGRGESLTVSLQMGSRSENYQVAFSEPFLFDRNITGGVDVYKRTLRYIDQFTQEATGGNLTMGFPLAGFSRMFMVYSYEAVQVSELNPVYYSDELVRRNPYLADSLLIGQGGRRTISKVTPSFVHNTVDNPIFPNSGTRLTGSIDLAGLGGNTNFTKPRVEYARFQPLNRRTSIGFRTQFEWIRPYGSTQSIPITEALYLGGEYTIRGFDIRSIGPRDPENRYLVLGGNKSMLFNGEYLINIAGPVRLVLFYDVGQVRTIGQSFGMKEDVTETFDPSLPAIIDPFTSTELVNPNALPKQQRVIGQANAFKASTGAEIRFFMPVLNVPFRLIFAYNPSRFGVLDNNLQPAKKFTFKFAVGSTF